GTACTCAAGGAGCGCCTTAACGTGCTCTTTCGTTCCGTAGCCTTTATTTTTTGCAAATTTATAATTTGGATATATTTTATCCAGCTCTTCCATCTGTCTGTCTCTTGTGACCTTAGCTATTATTGACGCAGCAGCAATCCCTTGGCATGTGGCATCTCCCTTTATAATATTCATCTGAGGTATGTCCACATCTAGCTTCTCAGCATCTATTAAAAGATAATCCGGCACAATATGATTTCCGTCTTTGTCTCTTAAATTTGCAATGCCCTGAAGCATAGCCATCTTAGTGGCATTTTTTATGTTTACTTTATCCACTATACTGCTGTCCATTTCACCTATGCCTATGGCAATTGCCTTCTCTTTTATAATATCAAACATTTTATCTCTTTTTTTTGGCGTAAGCTTCTTCGAGTCATTGACTCCCTCTATAAAGACATCTTTGGGCATGACTATGGCACAAGTGACAACACTTCCGGCAAGACATCCTCTTCCCACTTCGTCAATGCAAGCGATATATTCATAACCCTTGTCCCAAAGTTCGTGTTCAATTTTAAGCATGTCGTCTTTCTCTGTTTTTTTCATATTACTGCCTCGCAGATATAATTTATCTCTCTCCCGGCTTTTCCAAAGTTATTTTCCCTAATTTTCCGCTTCTGAAATCATTCAGCAATAAGTTTGCAACTCTTAAATAGTCTATTTCTGTTTTATTTATAAGGAACCCCTTCTTAAATGCAATGTTGTCTAAAATATCGAGAGCCTTTTCTCCCTGCTCTATATTGTACTTTTCAAGTATTGCGTCAACCCTGTTTAAATCTATCATCTTTTCTGCCAAATTTAATGCTATTTCTTCCAGAACAAGCACTTCATCCTTTATTGCTCCTGTGAGAGCAAGGTTAAGAGCACTTCTTTCATCTTCGAATTTAGGCCACAAAATACCTGGTGTATCCAAAAGATCAATGTTGCCTGCAAGATGAATCCATTGCTTTCCTTTGGTAACGCCGGGCATATTGCCGGTCTTTGCGCTTTTCTTTTTTGCCAGTGAGTTAATGAGTGTGGATTTACCTACATTTGGTATGCCCACTATCATTGCCTTTATAGTTTTGTTGACGAGCCCTCTTCTTTTATATCTTTCAACTATTTCTTTAGATGCCTCGGCTATGGCACCGTCAAGCTTTCTCAGTTCCTTGCGGTTTGTAGAATTGTACAGAACACAAGACCATCCCTTGGATTTATAGTATTCTTCCCACGCCTTATTTAGATTAGGATCTGCCAAATCATATTTATTAAGAACTATCAGTCTTTTTTTGTCTCTGAACAGTTTATCAAAATCTGGATTTTTACTAGCTATGGGAATTCGTGCGTCAATTACTTCTATAACAATATTGACCAGCTTTAAATTTTCCTGAAGCAGGTCTTTCGTTTTTTTCATATGTCCCGGATACCAATTTATATTCATGATGCACCTCTTATATTAAATAAAATTGAGGACGCACGCCCTCAATTAATATTAATAATTCTTTAATTCTTTAACTTTTGTAGCCTTACCTGTTCTTTCTCTCAAATAGAACAGTCTTGCACGTCTTACTTTTCCTCTTCTTGTTACATCGATTTTTTCAATCTTAGGTGAATGTACTGGGAAAGTTCTTTCAACACCTACTCCGTAAGAAATTTTTCTTACAGTGAATGTTGCTCTGTTGCTTTCACCTTGTTTTTTCAATACAATACCTTCAAATACCTGAATTCTTTCTCTGTTTCCTTCTTTTACCCTAACATGTACTTTTACTGTATCTCCAACGTTAAAAGGTGTTAAGTCACTTTTAAGCTGTTCATTTTCAAATGATTTTATTAAATCCATTTCTATACCTCCCTTCGCCTGAGCGCTGAAGCCATACTTTGTACGGCATATTACAACATTTATTTATAATTTCTTGATAACTTGTTGTATTCTTCAATAATATTTTTGTCTTTTATCATGTCCGGACGTCTTTCCAATGTAATTTCTATCTGCTTGAACCGGCGCCATTCTTCTATTTTCTTATGATGACCGGACAGCAAAATATCCGGAACATCCATTCCCAAATAACTTTCGGGTCTTGTGTATTGAGGGTATTCGAGAAGATTATTGCTGTGGGACTCCTCAACGGATGATTCATCCGATCCTAAAACCCCAGGAAGAAGTCTTCCAACCGCATCAACAATCATAAGAGCAGGAAGCTCTCCGCTTGTTAATACATAGTCTCCCATAGATATTTCTTCATCTACGTACTTGTCGATGATTCTTTGATCTATACCTTCATAATGCCCCGCAATAAGCACAATATGCTCTTTCTCAGAAAGCTCTTTGGCTTTTTTCTGACTAAACAAATTTCCCTTTGGTGATAAATAAATAATATATGAATTGTGTTTTTTTATAGAATCTAAAGCTTTGAACATGGGTTCAGGCTTTAAAAGCATTCCCGGACCGCCGCCATACGGATAATCATCAACTTTTTTATGCTTATCCTCAGAATAATCTCTAAGATAGTTTATTCCAATTTCAAACATGCCGTTTTCAACAGCTCTTCCGATTATGCCGCTTCTGGTATAAATATCGATAAGTTCCGGAAATAATGTTACAATATCAAACCTCATTCCAGCAGACCCTCAATTACATTTATAACCATTCTTTTTGATTTTATATCAACTTCCTTGACAACTTCTTTAACAGCAGGTATTAAAAAAGATTTATCATTGTTGGTTATTTCATATACATCATTTGCACCTGTCTGGTGGACAGTATCTATTTTTCCCAAATATTCTCCTTCAGCTGAATAAACTTCCATTCCTTCTAAATCAAATATATAGTATGAATCCTCAGGAAGCTCTCTGAGCTGATCTTCAAATATTGAAATGAAAGTGTCCCTGAATGTTTCCGCAGTGTCCATATCATTAATATTTTCAAGTATAATGTACGACATTCCTTTTCTGTACCACACATCCTTGATTTTTCGCTTAACATTATCCTTTTCAGTAAAGACATATTCAAGCTCATCAAATCTTTCCGCATAATCAGTAAGCGGTACGCATTTCAGACAACCTTTCACGCCATGAGTATTTACTATTTTTCCAACCTTAATATATTCTTTCATGTTTACCTCTGTACAGCTGTTCGGCTATTGAAGAATTTCAACTATGACTCTTTTGTTTTCTTTCGTAGCAGCAGCTTTAACTACAGTTCTTATAGCTTTTGCAATTCTGCCCTGCTTGCCGATAACCTTACCCATATCATCAGGAGCAACTCTTAACTCTATTATCAGTGATTGACTTCCTTCAATTTCATTGACTTCAACCAAATCAGGATTATCTACCAGTGATTTTGCTATATATTCTACTAATTCACCCATGATATCACCTCTTATTTATTTTCATCTCTTTTTTCGTAAATACCGTTAGCTTTAAACAGTGCGCTAACTGTATCAGTGGGTTTTGCTCCGTTGTTAAGCCACTTTACAGCACTTTCATCATTGATTTTTATTTCTTTCGGTTCAACTACCGGGTTGTAGTATCCGATTTCTTCGATAAAACGTCCATCTCTAGGTGAACGAGAATCTGCTACAACTATTCTGTAGAAAGGTTTCTTTTTTGATCCCATTCTTTTTAATCTGATTTTAACTGACATATTGTCACCTCCTTAAAAACTTTTATATATGAAAAAGGAAAATCCTTATTTCTGACTAAAATGGCATTTTGAATCCGCCCATTCCCGGGAATCCGCCTTTTTTCTTGCCCGTTCCCATTGACTGGAATTTTTTCATCATTTTTTTCATTTCATCATACTGCTTCAAAAGCTGGTTAACTTTCTGTACTGATGTTCCGCTTCCCACAGCTATTCTTTTTCTTCTGCTTCCGTTTATTATGGAAGGATTCAATCTTTCTTTTTTAGTCATTGATTGAATTATTGCTTCCGTATAAACCAGCTCTTTTTCGTCAACTTTGAGCCCTTTAAGTTTTTTGTTTCCTGCAATTCCCGGTATCATTCCTATGAGGTCTTCCAACGGGCCCATGTTTTTCATTTGCTGAAGCTGGGAAAGAAAATCTTCAAGGTTGAAATCCTGTGTTTTTAATTTTTTTTGGAGCTCCAGTGCTTGTTTTTCATCAAATGCACTCTGAGCCTTTTCAATAATGGAAAGAACATCTCCCATTCCAAGGATTCTCGACGCCATCCTGTCCGGATAGAATACCTCCAACTGATCCATTTTTTCGCCTACAGATAATAATTTAATAGGCTTATTAACAACATTTCTTATGGAAAGTGCGGCACCGCCTCTGGCGTCTCCATCCACTTTCGTCAAAATTACTCCGGTTATGTCCAAGTACTGATTGAATGTTTCAGCAACTTTTACCGCGTCCTGTCCGGTCATGGCATCCAAAACAAGAAGTATTTCATCAGGATTTACGGTATCCTTTATTTTAACCAGTTCTTCCATGAGGTCTTCATCAATGTGAAGACGACCTGCTGTATCTATTATCACATAATCATGCCCGTACTTCATAGCATGTTTAATGGCTTCTTTGACGATTGTAACGGGATTAGTTTTGTCTCCCATTTCAAATACAGGAACGCCTACGCTTTCGCCTACAACCTGTAACTGCTTGATTGCGGCAGGTCTGTATATATCACATGCCACAAGAAGAGGTCGCTTGCCATCCTTCTTGAGTTTGTTGGCCAGCTTTCCTGTTGCTGTTGTTTTACCGGCGCCCTGGAGCCCGCTCATCATGTAGTAAGTTATATCGTTAGAGTTTATTTTAAGTCTGCTTTCGCTTCCCTGCCCCATAATTTTAACAAGTTCTTCGTGAACTACTTTAACAACTTGTTGTCCTGGTGTCAGGCTTTCCATTACTTCTGCCCCGAGAGCTCTATCCTTGACATTGTTTATGAATGCTTTTACAACCTTGTAATTAACATCTGCCTCCAGAAGTGACAGCTTAACCTCTCTCATGGCTGTATCAATGTCTTTTTCCGTAAGCTTTCCCTTGCCCTTCAGCTTTTGTAATGCATTTTGAAGTTTATCAGATAAATTTTCAAACATTTTAGCTACCCTTCATTAATTATTTTTCCGGCTTCGATTTTAATTTGCTTAACTGCATCCGTATATTTTTGATCATCTATGCCTGAGACAAGTCTTACTATGTTTTCTGCTGCCTTCAGATATTTTTGGTATTTTTCGTGAAGTTTAATTTTTTTCTCGTAATCCGTCAAGCTTTTCTCCGCCCTTTTTAAGGCGTCATAGACTCCCTGCCTGCTTATATTCATGTCTTCTGCGATTTCAGACAGGCTGAAATCTTGATTGTAATACAGGTCAATTATATTTGCCTGATTATTGCTGAGCAAATCTCCGTAATAATCATATAAAATACTAAAGATAAAATTCTTTTCCGACATATAATCACCTACTGTAAAGTATTTAACTTGACAGTGAATTTTACCTTATTTTTTTTGTTTTGTCAATATATTTTTTGTGTCATTTTTTAATTATATGCATATACTACATATAGCATATAGGTTTGTCTAAAAATAAAGCATATTTATTCATCGCGTCAAAAGATTCAACGTTCAAAAACTATTACTTAACATACACTTCAAACAAAATTAAAAGACTTACAAAAATTCAAATACATGTTTTTGTTGAAATTAAGGCATTTGTATTTTTAGATTACTGGATAAATCTATATGCACTAAATTGTATATAAATAAACACAAAAATAAATGAGGAGCATAGCCCCTCATTTTCTATTCAAATATTGCATTTACAAAATCTGTTGCGTTAAAATCTTGTAAATCATCTATTTTCTCTCCGACTCCTATATATTTTATTGGAATCTTTAATTCATTAACAATGGGGAACGCAATTCCGCCCTTTGCTGTACCATCAAGCTTCGTAAGTATCAGGCCGCTGATATTTGCTGTTTCTGAAAACAGCTTAGCTTGTATGATTCCATTCTGACCCGTTGTAGCGTCAATTACAAGATACACATCTATTTTAGCTCCTGAATATTCCCTGTCTACTATTTTAAAAATTTTGCTTAATTCGTTCATTAGATTTTTCTTGTTGTGCAGTCTTCCAGCTGTGTCGCATATGAGTATGTCTGTCTTTCTGGCTTTTGCCGCCTGTATTGCATCGAATACCACAGCTCCCGGATCTGAGCCATGCTCAGATGCAATTATATCTACTCCAGCTCTTGTGCACCATTCCTTGAGCTGTTCAACTGCTGCAGCCCTGAATGTATCAGCTGCGGCCACTATTACACTGTTTCCCTGCTCTTTCAGTCTGTAGGAAATTTTACCTATGGATGTTGTTTTTCCAACGCCGTTTACGCCGACTATAAGTATTACTCTCTGCCTGTCCTTCAGTTCTTCCTTTTCCTCATGCTCTTCAAGCATATTTACAAGGTATTCTTTAATTACATCTTTTATTTTCGAAGTGTCTTCCAGCTTTCTCTTTCTTGTTTCTGCCTTGATGTAGTCAATTATGTCCATGGTGGTTTCCATGCCCATGTCGGAAGTAATTAATATTTCCTCCAGTTCTTCAAGAAATTCATCGTCTATTTTTTTGTGCCTGAACACTATTCCTTCAATCTGACCTGTAAGATTTTTCTTTGTTTTCGACAGTCCGGCCTTTAATTTATCAAAAAAACTTAAGCTCTTTTTCTCATCATTTTCCTGTAATTCAACCGTCTCATCTGATACATCGGACTCTAAATCGGCGGGTGTGTCATCGCACGCT
Above is a window of Sedimentibacter sp. MB35-C1 DNA encoding:
- a CDS encoding ribonuclease HII, coding for MKKTEKDDMLKIEHELWDKGYEYIACIDEVGRGCLAGSVVTCAIVMPKDVFIEGVNDSKKLTPKKRDKMFDIIKEKAIAIGIGEMDSSIVDKVNIKNATKMAMLQGIANLRDKDGNHIVPDYLLIDAEKLDVDIPQMNIIKGDATCQGIAAASIIAKVTRDRQMEELDKIYPNYKFAKNKGYGTKEHVKALLEYGPVDIHRQTFLKKIMNTQEQISFI
- the rimM gene encoding ribosome maturation factor RimM (Essential for efficient processing of 16S rRNA); amino-acid sequence: MKEYIKVGKIVNTHGVKGCLKCVPLTDYAERFDELEYVFTEKDNVKRKIKDVWYRKGMSYIILENINDMDTAETFRDTFISIFEDQLRELPEDSYYIFDLEGMEVYSAEGEYLGKIDTVHQTGANDVYEITNNDKSFLIPAVKEVVKEVDIKSKRMVINVIEGLLE
- a CDS encoding KH domain-containing protein gives rise to the protein MGELVEYIAKSLVDNPDLVEVNEIEGSQSLIIELRVAPDDMGKVIGKQGRIAKAIRTVVKAAATKENKRVIVEILQ
- the ylxM gene encoding YlxM family DNA-binding protein, whose translation is MSEKNFIFSILYDYYGDLLSNNQANIIDLYYNQDFSLSEIAEDMNISRQGVYDALKRAEKSLTDYEKKIKLHEKYQKYLKAAENIVRLVSGIDDQKYTDAVKQIKIEAGKIINEG
- the ftsY gene encoding signal recognition particle-docking protein FtsY, with protein sequence MFDFFKKKKNKKDIEYLDETNKTEDEDNASDQAEDNEEVVNEAAISNEEKLMDEEACDDTPADLESDVSDETVELQENDEKKSLSFFDKLKAGLSKTKKNLTGQIEGIVFRHKKIDDEFLEELEEILITSDMGMETTMDIIDYIKAETRKRKLEDTSKIKDVIKEYLVNMLEEHEEKEELKDRQRVILIVGVNGVGKTTSIGKISYRLKEQGNSVIVAAADTFRAAAVEQLKEWCTRAGVDIIASEHGSDPGAVVFDAIQAAKARKTDILICDTAGRLHNKKNLMNELSKIFKIVDREYSGAKIDVYLVIDATTGQNGIIQAKLFSETANISGLILTKLDGTAKGGIAFPIVNELKIPIKYIGVGEKIDDLQDFNATDFVNAIFE
- the rpsP gene encoding 30S ribosomal protein S16; translated protein: MSVKIRLKRMGSKKKPFYRIVVADSRSPRDGRFIEEIGYYNPVVEPKEIKINDESAVKWLNNGAKPTDTVSALFKANGIYEKRDENK
- the ylqF gene encoding ribosome biogenesis GTPase YlqF — its product is MNINWYPGHMKKTKDLLQENLKLVNIVIEVIDARIPIASKNPDFDKLFRDKKRLIVLNKYDLADPNLNKAWEEYYKSKGWSCVLYNSTNRKELRKLDGAIAEASKEIVERYKRRGLVNKTIKAMIVGIPNVGKSTLINSLAKKKSAKTGNMPGVTKGKQWIHLAGNIDLLDTPGILWPKFEDERSALNLALTGAIKDEVLVLEEIALNLAEKMIDLNRVDAILEKYNIEQGEKALDILDNIAFKKGFLINKTEIDYLRVANLLLNDFRSGKLGKITLEKPGER
- the trmD gene encoding tRNA (guanosine(37)-N1)-methyltransferase TrmD — its product is MRFDIVTLFPELIDIYTRSGIIGRAVENGMFEIGINYLRDYSEDKHKKVDDYPYGGGPGMLLKPEPMFKALDSIKKHNSYIIYLSPKGNLFSQKKAKELSEKEHIVLIAGHYEGIDQRIIDKYVDEEISMGDYVLTSGELPALMIVDAVGRLLPGVLGSDESSVEESHSNNLLEYPQYTRPESYLGMDVPDILLSGHHKKIEEWRRFKQIEITLERRPDMIKDKNIIEEYNKLSRNYK
- the ffh gene encoding signal recognition particle protein codes for the protein MFENLSDKLQNALQKLKGKGKLTEKDIDTAMREVKLSLLEADVNYKVVKAFINNVKDRALGAEVMESLTPGQQVVKVVHEELVKIMGQGSESRLKINSNDITYYMMSGLQGAGKTTATGKLANKLKKDGKRPLLVACDIYRPAAIKQLQVVGESVGVPVFEMGDKTNPVTIVKEAIKHAMKYGHDYVIIDTAGRLHIDEDLMEELVKIKDTVNPDEILLVLDAMTGQDAVKVAETFNQYLDITGVILTKVDGDARGGAALSIRNVVNKPIKLLSVGEKMDQLEVFYPDRMASRILGMGDVLSIIEKAQSAFDEKQALELQKKLKTQDFNLEDFLSQLQQMKNMGPLEDLIGMIPGIAGNKKLKGLKVDEKELVYTEAIIQSMTKKERLNPSIINGSRRKRIAVGSGTSVQKVNQLLKQYDEMKKMMKKFQSMGTGKKKGGFPGMGGFKMPF
- the rplS gene encoding 50S ribosomal protein L19, yielding MDLIKSFENEQLKSDLTPFNVGDTVKVHVRVKEGNRERIQVFEGIVLKKQGESNRATFTVRKISYGVGVERTFPVHSPKIEKIDVTRRGKVRRARLFYLRERTGKATKVKELKNY